Proteins from a genomic interval of Spiroplasma endosymbiont of Lonchoptera lutea:
- the gpmI gene encoding 2,3-bisphosphoglycerate-independent phosphoglycerate mutase has product MRTKNPILLAILDGFGIAAEQASNAVTKAKMEHFKYLQSTYPSLAIHASGKWVGLPDGQMGNSEVGHLHIGAGRILYQSLSLINNAIGDKSFYENPALLAAIYQAKSNNSRLHIIGLLSDGGVHSHINHLLAILTMAKEQQFKDVYVHAILDGRDTKQDVAKKYLTKLMSVMNELQVGYLSSISGRYYAMDRDQRWERMKLAYDVIVQRNGASFSNLLTYIDDEYACSRNDEFIIPAYNEQVADGHIKDNDSVIFTNFRPDRAIQLAAAITNREYVWNSEVVRNNLFFVTMTEYSVDVKANQIAFQSQNVNNGLGEWISKQGLEQLRIAETEKYAHVTYFFDGGRDIMFSGEDRILVSSPRVATYDLKPEMAANEVTKELISKIKMQKYDLIVLNFANPDMVGHTGNLLATIKALQVVDKCLKEIYEPLKSLGGIMVLTADHGNAEIMIDETGDINKKHTSQLVPLVITKSDLKLVTNTDISLANIAPTICDLLGISIPDEMTSKSIIKK; this is encoded by the coding sequence ATGAGAACTAAAAATCCAATATTATTAGCAATTTTAGATGGTTTTGGCATTGCTGCTGAACAAGCTTCTAATGCCGTTACGAAAGCTAAGATGGAACATTTTAAATATTTACAAAGTACTTATCCGTCATTAGCAATTCATGCTTCAGGAAAATGAGTTGGTTTACCAGATGGACAAATGGGAAACTCGGAAGTGGGCCATTTGCATATTGGTGCGGGAAGAATTTTATATCAATCATTATCGCTAATTAATAATGCTATTGGTGATAAATCTTTTTATGAAAATCCAGCTCTGTTAGCTGCTATTTATCAAGCTAAAAGTAATAATTCTCGATTGCATATTATTGGTTTATTATCTGATGGTGGCGTTCATTCGCATATTAATCATTTATTAGCAATTTTGACAATGGCAAAAGAGCAACAGTTTAAAGATGTTTATGTGCATGCGATTTTAGATGGTCGTGATACTAAACAGGATGTTGCTAAAAAGTACTTAACAAAGTTAATGTCGGTGATGAATGAATTACAAGTTGGATATTTATCTAGTATTTCGGGAAGATATTACGCAATGGATCGTGACCAACGATGAGAGCGAATGAAGTTAGCGTATGATGTCATTGTGCAACGGAATGGCGCTAGTTTTAGTAATCTTTTAACATATATTGATGATGAATATGCTTGTTCTCGTAATGATGAATTTATTATTCCGGCATATAATGAACAAGTTGCTGATGGTCATATTAAAGATAATGATAGTGTAATTTTTACTAATTTCCGTCCTGACCGTGCTATTCAATTAGCTGCGGCAATAACTAATCGTGAATATGTGTGAAATTCAGAAGTAGTTCGTAATAATTTATTTTTTGTAACAATGACAGAATATAGTGTTGATGTTAAAGCTAATCAAATTGCTTTTCAAAGTCAAAATGTGAATAATGGTCTTGGTGAATGAATTAGTAAGCAAGGATTAGAACAATTACGAATTGCTGAAACCGAAAAATATGCTCATGTTACTTATTTCTTTGATGGTGGCAGAGATATTATGTTTTCTGGTGAAGACCGCATATTAGTTTCTTCACCACGAGTTGCCACTTATGACTTAAAACCAGAAATGGCTGCCAACGAAGTTACTAAGGAATTAATTAGTAAAATTAAAATGCAAAAATATGATTTGATTGTTCTTAATTTTGCTAATCCTGATATGGTAGGTCATACTGGTAATTTATTAGCTACTATTAAAGCATTACAAGTAGTTGATAAATGTTTAAAAGAAATATATGAACCATTAAAATCGTTAGGGGGCATTATGGTATTAACAGCTGATCATGGTAATGCTGAAATTATGATTGATGAGACGGGTGATATTAATAAGAAACATACTTCACAATTAGTGCCGTTAGTTATTACTAAATCAGATTTAAAATTGGTAACAAATACCGATATTAGTTTAGCAAATATTGCTCCAACAATTTGTGATTTATTAGGAATTAGCATTCCTGATGAAATGACAAGTAAATCAATTATTAAAAAATAA
- a CDS encoding dicarboxylate/amino acid:cation symporter translates to MPEDKKVDILKDFFSISTWQSLVIILIFLVLVVSLGILVKLTKMRFSFRIFTAIGGGVIFAIGIQAILGFPNDDSATSIWKEFLEDKKTENPNYNLWLHQVITWITLLKTIFINGMLMLSVPVVFLAIARVVAKPHTSGLATMTIKGIIILLINVAVAYTVTYLVGMVLDIGSGLNLQPEGMRDETTVKELPEVISNYMPANFIGAFVGGAIIPVMVIAALVGYAIKKQSKRYEREMNTSRDTLERFWKIVMSMLMTFMKFMPYAVMSMVTVAIIGGPIAHLVDIGKVMGTAYIGLFISLVWHTLTILFFGINPVQWWKFAWKPVIQGFATQSFQATIPISIDALKDDMKIKEEAVNLVLPLSSTMGLTGCAGVQAGVVLMFVYNGASSINSQYSVWIWFLMGLIVTVITSLGIAGVPGTAPLVTAGVLSGLGFPTYYGTVYTYLGALDGILDMGRTAVNVAGGLQATTIVARMQNKITEPQMILFNYRKKNRQKNKNKIH, encoded by the coding sequence ATGCCAGAAGATAAAAAAGTTGACATTTTAAAGGATTTTTTTAGTATTTCAACTTGACAATCGTTAGTTATTATTTTAATTTTCCTTGTTTTAGTTGTAAGTTTAGGAATTTTAGTTAAGTTAACTAAAATGCGATTTAGTTTTCGAATTTTTACTGCTATTGGTGGTGGTGTTATCTTTGCAATTGGTATTCAAGCGATATTAGGTTTTCCTAATGATGATAGTGCTACTAGTATTTGAAAGGAATTCTTAGAGGATAAAAAAACAGAAAATCCTAATTACAATCTTTGATTGCATCAAGTTATTACTTGGATAACATTGTTAAAAACTATTTTTATTAATGGAATGTTGATGTTATCTGTTCCCGTTGTATTTTTAGCAATTGCTCGGGTGGTTGCTAAGCCACATACTAGTGGTTTAGCAACAATGACAATTAAAGGCATTATTATTTTATTAATTAATGTTGCTGTTGCTTATACAGTGACATATTTAGTTGGTATGGTATTAGACATTGGTAGTGGTTTAAATTTACAACCAGAAGGAATGCGTGATGAAACTACGGTTAAGGAATTACCAGAAGTAATTAGTAACTATATGCCAGCAAATTTTATTGGGGCTTTTGTTGGGGGTGCTATTATTCCAGTAATGGTTATTGCGGCGTTAGTTGGATATGCGATTAAAAAGCAAAGCAAACGGTATGAACGAGAAATGAATACTTCAAGAGATACTTTAGAGCGCTTTTGAAAAATTGTGATGTCAATGTTAATGACTTTTATGAAGTTTATGCCCTATGCTGTAATGTCAATGGTAACAGTTGCTATTATTGGTGGTCCAATTGCCCACTTAGTAGATATTGGTAAAGTAATGGGAACAGCGTACATTGGTTTATTTATTAGTTTAGTGTGGCATACATTAACGATATTATTTTTTGGGATTAATCCCGTACAGTGATGAAAATTTGCTTGGAAACCCGTTATTCAAGGCTTTGCAACGCAATCATTTCAAGCAACAATTCCTATATCAATTGATGCCTTAAAAGATGATATGAAAATTAAAGAAGAAGCCGTAAACTTAGTATTACCATTATCTTCAACGATGGGATTAACTGGATGTGCTGGTGTTCAAGCTGGTGTTGTTTTAATGTTTGTTTATAACGGTGCTAGTAGTATTAATAGTCAATATTCAGTATGGATTTGATTTTTAATGGGATTAATTGTTACCGTTATTACTTCATTAGGAATTGCTGGTGTTCCTGGTACAGCACCATTAGTTACTGCTGGTGTTTTATCGGGGTTAGGATTTCCTACATATTATGGTACGGTATATACTTATTTGGGAGCACTAGATGGGATTCTTGATATGGGAAGAACGGCGGTTAATGTTGCTGGTGGTTTACAAGCAACAACAATTGTGGCCCGAATGCAAAATAAAATTACTGAACCGCAAATGATTCTTTTTAATTATCGGAAAAAAAATCGCCAAAAAAATAAAAATAAGATTCACTAA
- a CDS encoding IS3 family transposase (programmed frameshift) — protein MGNKTSYSEEFKKQIVMLYKNDKSVINLGKEYNLPKPTIYSWIKNYNNSGSFKAKDNRTVEENELIYLRKENQQLRMENDIFKASSTDNREKITIINNNKNKYSVRKICKILGLLKSTYYYQTNKCTKFDVNNYEQEVISAFNKSRKIYGARKIKAVLIRKNIILSRRKIRFIMIKNNLVSKYTKLKYCNHKKTVNNDEINNVLNRQFNDKKPNEVVVSDLTYVQVGTKWHYICLLIDLFNREVIGYSAGPNKTAELVQQAFHKITRPLNKITLFHTDRGNEFKNKIIDEILITFKIKRSLSSKGCPYDNAVAEATYKTFKTEFINGKKFANLTQLKCELFDFVNWYNNIRIHGSLNYLTPVEFRKYQST, from the exons ATGGGAAATAAAACCTCATACTCTGAAGAATTTAAAAAACAAATTGTAATGCTATACAAAAATGACAAAAGTGTTATTAATTTAGGGAAAGAATATAATTTACCAAAACCAACTATTTATAGTTGAATTAAAAATTATAATAATTCTGGGTCATTTAAAGCAAAAGATAATCGCACTGTCGAAGAAAATGAATTAATTTACTTGCGAAAAGAAAACCAACAATTACGAATGGAAAATGACATTT TTAAAGCAAGCAGCACTGATAATCGGGAAAAAATAACAATAATTAATAACAACAAAAATAAATATTCAGTGAGGAAAATATGTAAGATTTTAGGTTTACTAAAATCAACATATTATTATCAAACTAATAAATGCACCAAGTTTGATGTTAATAATTATGAACAAGAAGTTATCAGTGCATTTAATAAAAGTCGCAAGATTTATGGTGCTCGTAAAATTAAAGCTGTTTTAATAAGAAAAAATATCATTTTATCACGACGAAAAATCCGATTCATTATGATCAAAAATAATTTGGTTTCTAAATACACCAAGTTAAAATATTGTAATCATAAAAAAACAGTTAATAATGACGAAATTAATAATGTTTTAAATCGTCAATTTAATGACAAAAAACCAAATGAAGTTGTTGTTAGTGATTTAACATATGTTCAAGTTGGCACTAAATGACATTATATTTGTTTATTAATTGACTTGTTTAATCGCGAAGTAATTGGCTATAGTGCTGGACCAAATAAAACTGCTGAATTAGTTCAACAAGCTTTTCACAAGATAACACGACCATTAAATAAAATAACTTTATTTCATACTGATCGTGGTAATGAGTTTAAAAATAAAATTATTGATGAAATTTTAATAACCTTTAAAATTAAAAGATCATTAAGCTCCAAAGGATGCCCATATGATAATGCTGTTGCTGAAGCAACTTACAAAACCTTTAAAACCGAATTTATTAACGGTAAAAAATTTGCAAACTTAACACAACTAAAATGCGAACTATTTGATTTTGTTAATTGATATAACAATATTCGAATTCATGGCAGTTTAAATTATTTAACTCCCGTTGAATTTAGAAAATACCAGTCTACATAA
- a CDS encoding MurR/RpiR family transcriptional regulator produces the protein MANKTYVSTSTVSRFVKLLGLSGYNEFQHVLKYYLHNIAGDYISHSSPDNKGDYIKTLYENTTKSLQDTHNIIDTKKIEQVSLYLTKTQEVILIARQASYVPCLDLAEKLIRLGFNVKFSNNAYIQNTYCKLSSKNSLVIAVSYSGINFEVLRNLKIVKGNNSHIVTVTKRNKNEVNSYSDVALHVLSNESIERYVSLTSHLTLIYLFDAIFVTVLEK, from the coding sequence TTAGCAAATAAGACATATGTTTCAACATCTACGGTGTCACGATTTGTTAAATTATTAGGTTTGAGTGGATATAATGAATTTCAACATGTTTTAAAATATTATTTGCATAATATTGCTGGTGACTATATTAGTCATTCATCGCCTGATAATAAAGGTGATTATATAAAAACATTATATGAGAATACTACTAAAAGTTTGCAAGATACTCATAACATTATTGATACTAAAAAAATTGAGCAGGTTAGTTTATATTTGACTAAAACTCAAGAAGTTATTCTCATTGCGAGGCAAGCATCATATGTTCCTTGCCTTGATTTAGCAGAAAAATTAATTCGTTTAGGTTTTAATGTTAAGTTTAGTAATAATGCTTATATTCAAAATACTTATTGTAAACTATCAAGTAAAAATAGTCTTGTTATTGCTGTGAGTTATTCGGGAATTAATTTTGAGGTGTTGCGTAATTTAAAAATTGTTAAAGGTAATAATAGTCATATTGTAACTGTTACTAAACGAAATAAAAATGAAGTAAATAGTTATAGTGATGTTGCGCTCCATGTTTTGTCCAATGAATCAATTGAGCGGTATGTATCGTTAACAAGTCATTTAACTTTAATATATTTATTTGATGCTATTTTTGTTACGGTTTTAGAAAAATAG
- a CDS encoding DNA cytosine methyltransferase: protein MKLNIGTVFSGIGAFEQALEKMNLAYNVVFACDNDKYVKQSYFANYDISEENWYNDTWIVNINGTVF from the coding sequence ATGAAACTAAATATAGGTACTGTTTTTAGCGGAATTGGTGCATTTGAACAAGCCCTAGAAAAAATGAATTTAGCATATAATGTTGTATTTGCTTGTGATAATGATAAGTATGTTAAGCAATCTTATTTTGCAAATTATGATATCTCTGAAGAAAATTGATATAACGATACCTGAATTGTAAATATAAATGGGACAGTTTTTTAA
- a CDS encoding IS30 family transposase encodes MYKYLTIESIIAIKEYKSYGFSIRKIAKAIDYSKSTVHRVCKLLNQNLLPLEILNQVQKNKQNAGRKLIILTLTEINTINHLLITKNYALDIIADFLKKNKIKNISTKTLYNMFKTNRMGFDEKNLLRKGKNKPHKQKETRGRINNCKSIHERNLIIPNIKNIQEFGHLEGDTIVGKDHKSSIITLADIWSKTTIPLKTKNHKAESITQSIIKFISKLIPGTIKTITFDRGKEFSKWKLIEKNCNVKIYFADAGKPCQRGLNENNNGILRRYLPKSTDLSSYKQKDLNSIAFQINSTPRKSLSYKRPIDLIQLF; translated from the coding sequence ATGTATAAGTATCTGACTATTGAATCAATAATAGCAATAAAAGAATATAAAAGTTATGGATTTTCTATTCGTAAAATAGCAAAAGCAATTGATTATAGTAAATCAACTGTACACAGAGTTTGTAAATTATTAAATCAAAACTTATTACCATTAGAAATATTGAATCAAGTTCAAAAAAATAAACAAAATGCAGGTAGAAAATTAATAATTTTAACTTTAACAGAAATTAATACTATCAATCATTTGTTAATTACTAAAAATTATGCTCTTGATATAATTGCTGATTTTTTAAAGAAAAATAAAATAAAAAATATTTCAACAAAAACTTTATATAACATGTTTAAAACAAATCGAATGGGTTTTGATGAAAAAAATTTATTGAGAAAAGGCAAAAATAAACCTCATAAACAAAAAGAAACTAGGGGCAGAATTAATAATTGTAAATCTATTCATGAAAGAAATTTAATCATTCCAAATATTAAAAATATACAAGAATTTGGCCATTTAGAGGGAGATACTATCGTTGGTAAAGATCATAAAAGTTCTATTATTACTTTAGCTGATATATGATCAAAAACCACAATTCCTTTGAAAACTAAAAATCATAAAGCAGAAAGTATTACACAAAGTATAATAAAATTTATTTCAAAATTAATACCAGGAACAATTAAAACTATTACTTTTGATCGTGGTAAAGAATTTAGTAAATGAAAATTAATTGAAAAAAATTGTAATGTTAAAATTTATTTTGCAGATGCCGGAAAACCTTGTCAAAGAGGTTTAAATGAGAACAATAATGGTATTTTAAGAAGATATTTACCAAAATCTACTGATTTATCTTCATATAAACAAAAAGACTTAAATTCTATAGCATTTCAAATTAATTCTACACCCAGAAAATCATTATCTTATAAAAGACCAATAGATTTAATACAATTATTTTAA
- a CDS encoding Mbov_0401 family ICE element transposase-like protein has protein sequence MLKINNNLKTPENKHWFSLFATHKNMYTNKCEQLANEYEKLDEYLYKYHYRLKQGYKVVHFATRTIITIFGEVVFKRRRYKYWNQKSGKFEYVCLLDKEIGLLPKQRIYFDVQFKVLSLLGDGKRYRDVLDALNHCYISKASISNILNKYDIAEYFQLAEKETKTRIDVKNKNLYIQLDETFLATLDHKVKQDQRIRLVTFHTGHKEKKYKNARRELENKRGHFLMLKIGKRINTMNYRDLLIKELQKHYVNINYDKIIVCGDGDTWIREIANSFGNVRYILDGYHAIKKLKQTAFNIIFENRKVTLNSWIKLYKDGNHQELIKNIRNVAKNELNKDIKTNLRKASNYFSNNKQGIHNQNLEWNIGCSIESDVSHLVKQQLGYGAKIYNHKNLNNLLHLRMANLNKLNVG, from the coding sequence ATGTTAAAAATTAATAATAATTTAAAAACCCCAGAAAATAAACATTGATTCAGTTTATTCGCAACCCATAAAAATATGTACACCAATAAATGTGAACAATTGGCTAACGAATATGAAAAATTAGATGAATACTTATATAAATATCATTATCGGTTAAAACAAGGTTATAAAGTAGTTCATTTTGCAACAAGAACAATTATTACAATTTTTGGTGAAGTTGTTTTTAAACGACGCCGATATAAATATTGAAATCAAAAATCAGGTAAATTTGAATATGTATGTTTATTAGATAAAGAAATTGGTTTATTGCCTAAACAACGCATTTATTTTGATGTCCAATTTAAAGTTTTAAGTCTTTTAGGTGATGGAAAACGCTATCGTGATGTTTTAGATGCTCTAAATCATTGTTATATTTCAAAAGCTAGTATTTCAAATATTTTAAATAAATATGATATTGCTGAATATTTTCAACTAGCAGAAAAAGAAACTAAAACTAGAATTGATGTCAAAAATAAGAATTTATATATTCAACTAGATGAGACATTTTTAGCGACATTAGACCATAAAGTTAAACAAGACCAAAGAATTCGTTTAGTTACTTTTCATACCGGACATAAAGAAAAAAAATACAAAAATGCTCGTAGAGAATTAGAAAACAAACGAGGTCATTTTCTAATGTTAAAAATTGGTAAACGAATAAATACAATGAATTATCGTGATTTATTAATTAAAGAATTACAAAAACATTATGTAAATATTAATTATGACAAAATAATTGTTTGTGGCGATGGTGATACTTGAATTAGAGAAATTGCCAATAGTTTTGGTAATGTTAGATATATTTTGGATGGTTATCATGCTATTAAAAAATTAAAACAAACAGCATTTAATATTATTTTTGAAAATCGTAAAGTAACACTAAATAGTTGAATTAAATTATATAAGGATGGAAATCATCAAGAATTAATCAAAAACATTCGTAATGTTGCTAAAAATGAATTAAATAAAGATATTAAAACAAATTTAAGGAAGGCGAGTAATTATTTCAGTAATAATAAGCAAGGTATTCATAATCAAAATTTAGAATGAAATATCGGTTGTAGCATTGAAAGTGATGTATCGCATTTAGTAAAACAACAATTAGGATACGGAGCAAAAATATATAATCATAAGAATTTAAATAACTTATTACATTTAAGAATGGCAAATTTAAACAAATTAAATGTTGGATAG
- a CDS encoding IS3 family transposase (programmed frameshift), translating into MGNKTSYSEEFKKQIVMLYKNDKSVINLGKEYNLPKPTIYSWIKNYNNSGSFKAKDNRTVEENELIYLRKENQQLRMENDIFKASSTDNREKITIINNNKNKYSVRKICKILGLLKSTYYYQTNKCTKFDVNNYEQEVISAFNKSRKIYGARKIKAVLIRKNIILSRRKIRFIMIKNNLVSKYTKLKYCNHKKIVNNDEINNVLNRQFNDKKPNEVVVSDLTYVQVGTKWHYICLLIDLFNREVIGYSAGPNKTAELVQQAFHKITRPLNKITLFHTDRGNEFKNKIIDEILITFKIKRSLSSKGCPYDNAVAEATYKTFKTEFINGKKFANLTQLKCELFDFVNWYNNIRIHGSLNYLTPVEFRKYQST; encoded by the exons ATGGGAAATAAAACCTCATACTCTGAAGAATTTAAAAAACAAATTGTAATGCTATACAAAAATGACAAAAGTGTTATTAATTTAGGGAAAGAATATAATTTACCAAAACCAACTATTTATAGTTGAATTAAAAATTATAATAATTCTGGGTCATTTAAAGCAAAAGATAATCGCACTGTCGAAGAAAATGAATTAATTTACTTGCGAAAAGAAAACCAACAATTACGAATGGAAAATGACATTT TTAAAGCAAGCAGCACTGATAATCGGGAAAAAATAACAATAATTAATAACAACAAAAATAAATATTCAGTGAGGAAAATATGTAAGATTTTAGGTTTACTAAAATCAACATATTATTATCAAACTAATAAATGCACCAAGTTTGATGTTAATAATTATGAACAAGAAGTTATCAGTGCATTTAATAAAAGTCGCAAGATTTATGGTGCTCGTAAAATTAAAGCTGTTTTAATAAGAAAAAATATCATTTTATCACGACGAAAAATCCGATTCATTATGATCAAAAATAATTTGGTTTCTAAATACACCAAGTTAAAATATTGTAATCATAAAAAAATAGTTAATAATGACGAAATTAATAATGTTTTAAATCGTCAATTTAATGACAAAAAACCAAATGAAGTTGTTGTTAGTGATTTAACATATGTTCAAGTTGGCACTAAATGACATTATATTTGTTTATTAATTGACTTGTTTAATCGCGAAGTAATTGGCTATAGTGCTGGACCAAATAAAACTGCTGAATTAGTTCAACAAGCTTTTCACAAGATAACACGACCATTAAATAAAATAACTTTATTTCATACTGATCGTGGTAATGAGTTTAAAAATAAAATTATTGATGAAATTTTAATAACCTTTAAAATTAAAAGATCATTAAGCTCCAAAGGATGCCCATATGATAATGCTGTTGCTGAAGCAACTTACAAAACCTTTAAAACCGAATTTATTAACGGTAAAAAATTTGCAAACTTAACACAACTAAAATGCGAACTATTTGATTTTGTTAATTGATATAACAATATTCGAATTCATGGCAGTTTAAATTATTTAACTCCCGTTGAATTTAGAAAATACCAGTCTACATAA
- a CDS encoding DeoR family transcriptional regulator, with amino-acid sequence MLLKKIQEKEFTPINDLITFVRNTYSFTAITVRRDLKEIAKEGHIKLLHGGIKYINKTQSQIKLLCNIPQTYDKYKKFFKKGRV; translated from the coding sequence ATCTTATTAAAGAAAATTCAAGAAAAAGAATTTACTCCCATTAACGATTTAATTACCTTTGTACGAAATACTTATAGTTTTACAGCAATTACCGTTAGAAGAGATCTAAAAGAAATTGCTAAAGAAGGTCACATTAAATTATTACACGGTGGAATTAAATATATAAACAAAACCCAATCACAAATTAAATTATTATGTAATATACCACAGACTTATGACAAGTACAAGAAGTTTTTTAAAAAGGGTCGCGTTTAG
- the asnS gene encoding asparagine--tRNA ligase — MLIKKLYETYKAIVGQEITLKGWVRTNRDSGKVGFISLNDGSYLDSIQVVYNQEIKTFNEIKSLRTGSSIAVTGVLVLPDKGKELFEIKATNIKIYNNAVEQYPLQKKEHSNEYLREIAHLRARTNKFWAIFKIRSSVSYAIHCFFQRNDFLYLHSPIITSNDAEGAGEAFIVTTREDNNYQQDFFSKKANLTVSGQLNAEAYTQAFNRVYTFGPTFRAEKSHTSRHVAEFWMVEPEVAYSSLEENIKLGEELIKYIINYILENNKKELKFLNDNVDNNLLDKLKTVVTVKFVVMTYDDAIMELIKVKDRFENQDIHWGMDLQTEHERYLCEQLTNKPTFIINYPQIIKAFYMKTNEDNKTVQAMDLLVPGIGELIGGSQREDNYKKLLSKMQMANLDIKDFQWYLNLRQYGYAPSGGFGLGLERLIMYLTGVTNIRDVLPFPRVPNSLEF, encoded by the coding sequence ATGTTAATTAAAAAACTTTATGAAACATATAAAGCCATTGTTGGTCAAGAAATTACTTTAAAAGGTTGAGTACGAACTAATCGTGATTCTGGTAAAGTAGGTTTTATTAGTTTAAATGATGGTAGTTATTTGGATAGTATTCAAGTTGTTTATAATCAAGAAATTAAAACTTTTAATGAAATTAAAAGTTTGCGAACAGGTTCTTCAATTGCAGTAACAGGAGTATTAGTTTTGCCAGATAAAGGTAAGGAATTGTTTGAAATTAAAGCAACAAATATAAAAATATATAATAATGCTGTGGAACAATATCCATTACAAAAAAAAGAACATTCTAATGAATATTTACGAGAAATTGCTCATTTACGAGCTCGAACTAATAAGTTTTGAGCTATTTTTAAGATTAGAAGTAGTGTTAGTTATGCGATTCATTGCTTTTTTCAAAGAAATGACTTTTTATATTTGCATTCACCAATTATTACTAGTAATGATGCTGAAGGTGCGGGTGAAGCATTTATTGTGACAACTCGTGAAGATAATAATTATCAACAAGATTTCTTTTCTAAAAAGGCTAATTTAACTGTTTCTGGACAGTTAAATGCTGAAGCATATACACAAGCATTTAATCGTGTTTATACTTTTGGACCAACTTTTCGAGCCGAGAAGTCTCATACTTCTCGGCATGTAGCTGAATTTTGAATGGTAGAACCAGAGGTGGCATATAGTTCGTTAGAAGAAAATATCAAATTAGGAGAAGAATTAATTAAATATATTATTAATTATATTTTAGAAAATAATAAAAAAGAATTAAAGTTTCTAAATGATAATGTTGATAATAATTTATTAGATAAACTAAAGACAGTAGTAACTGTTAAATTTGTAGTTATGACTTATGATGATGCGATTATGGAATTAATTAAAGTTAAAGACCGTTTTGAAAATCAAGATATTCATTGAGGAATGGATTTACAAACTGAACATGAAAGATATTTATGTGAACAATTAACTAATAAGCCAACATTTATTATTAATTATCCACAAATTATTAAAGCATTTTATATGAAAACTAATGAGGATAATAAAACTGTTCAAGCAATGGATTTATTAGTCCCTGGAATTGGCGAATTAATTGGTGGTAGTCAAAGGGAAGATAATTATAAAAAATTATTATCAAAAATGCAAATGGCTAATTTAGATATTAAGGATTTTCAATGATATTTAAATTTAAGACAGTATGGGTATGCTCCAAGTGGTGGTTTTGGTTTAGGATTAGAACGATTAATTATGTATTTGACAGGAGTGACAAATATTCGTGATGTTTTACCATTCCCACGAGTACCTAATAGTTTAGAATTTTAA